GCAGCCAGCGCGATTGCAAAAAGCAGCGTTATCATTGCCCCGTTTCCCCCCCTTCCTACTGAAAACACATCCGGGGGCATCTGCGACCTGGCCGCGCCCAGCAGGAGCGCCCCGAGCAGCGGGAACCCAGCCACCATCACCAGCGCGAACGTGCCCTGGCTTATCTCCATTCCAGCCCCGAGAGCGCCCACCGATGCGAGCACAAGGAACATCGCAGGCGCAACCACTGTGAGCACGACAAAAACAAGCCCGAAGAACGAGCTTTTCGAAACGTAATCCCTCATCCTGTACCTCTGGAGCGAGAAAAGGTCCTGGGACAGCCTTGCCACGCCCTCGCTTCCGCCGCTCTCGTACGCGGTAATCACCTGCGCAAACACTCTCTTGAGCACAGGGCTTTCGCTCCTCTCCGCCACCGCGGCCAGCGCCTTCGCAAGCCCTGTCCCGCGCCCCGCTTCCTCCAGCGCAGTTCTTATTTCTGCCCCTGCTTCGCCGTAATCCGCAGAAGCCTCGAGCGCCCGCGTGAACGGAATTTTCATGGACAGCAGCATCGCGAGCATCCTCACCACGAGCGGCATCTCAGCTTCCATCCTGGCCATCCTGCTGCGTTCAATTCTCCGCGGCCAGTCAATCATGAAGAAGAACGCGAGCGAGAACGCGGTGCAGAACCCGGCCATCGCAACCAGCGTCCAGCCTCCGAGCGCCAGCGCAGCCGCAATTCCGCACAAAAATGCAGTCAAGAGGGACATAGTGACGTACCCCCCTGGCTTTTTCAGCAGCCGCCCGTACTTCTCCACACTCCTGCTCCTCACTCCGCACCCAGGGAATCGCTCTGAAACCCGCGAAACAATTTCCCAAATCATCTCACATCCCGTAAATTCGCTTCTGCGCGCTTTCAAAGAAAGCCTGGAATTCACCCGGCGCCCTTGCAATCCATTTCGCCCTTCCAGCCAGTTCATCCCTGAATTCGGCCCTGCTCAATCCCAGCGCCCCGGCCGCCCGTTCGCACACATCAGCCCCGAAGTCCACCTTCCCGCTCCGCACAAGCGGCCTGGGGCTTCCATCCCCCTGGATTTCGCAAATTTCAGTTATTTTCCTGAGTTCCCTGCCCTTCCTGGATTTTTTCGAGTATTCCACCCCTCTCCTCTGCACTACCAGCACGTCAATGCTGGGAAGGTCCACCTTCTCAACGCCCATGTTTCCCAGCCTCAGCAGGGTTTCCCGCGCGCTCTGCCCGTGAAATGTCGCGTAAGTGCCCCGCGCCTGCCCTGCGAGCAGCACGTCGAAAAGCGCCTCCACCTCCTCCCTGGACCGCACCTCCCCGACCACCATCCTGTCCGGCCTCATGCGCAAACTGTCGTACACCAAGTCCTTCAGCCCTATTCCCATCTCCCTGTTCACCGCGAGCCGCACCTGGTGGGGATGCGGCACGTTTATCTCCGGGGTTTCCTCCACTATGACCACTCTTTCGTCCGAGGGCACGAAGCAGAACAGCGCGTTGAGCGTGGTCGTTTTCCCGCTCGCTGTGTTTCCAGCCACCATGAGCGAACAATCCGTCTGCATGAGCATAGAAAGCAGCGCCATCTCGCCGAAACCCGCGGTGCCGGAATCCGCGATTTCCCTGGGCGAGAAAGGGTTTTCCCTGAACTTCCGTATAGTTAGCTCGCCTCCGGATACCGGCGGGAGAGACGCGTGCAATCTGGACCCGTCAGGCAGCATCGCGTCAAGCCTTGGATGCTGGAGCGTTATCCTCCTGCCCACCTTGGCAGCCATCTTGTTCACCACGTCCATGAGGGTTTTTTCATCGTCGAACCTGGCATTCACTTTCCGCCAACCTGATTTCCTTATGAAAACGTACGCCGGCTTGCCCAGCCCCACCACGCTTATCTCCTCTATCCAATCATCCGCAAGCAGCTCATCCAGGAACGCGAACCCGTACAGGTGCATTTTCGCATATTTCGCCAAATAATCCCGTTGCTCCCTGTCAAGCGATATCCCCTCTGCTTCCGCATGCTTAGTGATAGCAGAGCCCAGCTCGGCTTCCACTTCCTCCATCGCAAGCTCCCTTTCCTCAACCAGTTTCCTATACTCTTTTTCCGTGGCCAGCACCACCGCTTCCTCATCCACGCTCAGGGGCGG
The DNA window shown above is from Candidatus Micrarchaeia archaeon and carries:
- a CDS encoding type II secretion system F family protein, giving the protein MIWEIVSRVSERFPGCGVRSRSVEKYGRLLKKPGGYVTMSLLTAFLCGIAAALALGGWTLVAMAGFCTAFSLAFFFMIDWPRRIERSRMARMEAEMPLVVRMLAMLLSMKIPFTRALEASADYGEAGAEIRTALEEAGRGTGLAKALAAVAERSESPVLKRVFAQVITAYESGGSEGVARLSQDLFSLQRYRMRDYVSKSSFFGLVFVVLTVVAPAMFLVLASVGALGAGMEISQGTFALVMVAGFPLLGALLLGAARSQMPPDVFSVGRGGNGAMITLLFAIALAAAIALPLGSVWKVAAVVVAGGGAAFAVAGKVAEDARIEKLEEGLPDSLLRVSGLPRGYRIDKIFGIMADAGDPLSPEAGKTLRQLRANVNPEKALAELWERNQSFMLRRMCDVMLKAHVSGASVSERMHELAEDLLEISELRRERENALSVQKYTLMLGALLVPVILTVSIDVLSKVGDAFGNANGGVLAIAPKATAIYVVLYAALTSFYIAEMEGKTSRMALYFGAMAGAALVGIYILSGQIP
- a CDS encoding ATPase, T2SS/T4P/T4SS family; its protein translation is MFEKIPWGDRKKGEGTAERLGWSVVKEGEYKVGLPPLSVDEEAVVLATEKEYRKLVEERELAMEEVEAELGSAITKHAEAEGISLDREQRDYLAKYAKMHLYGFAFLDELLADDWIEEISVVGLGKPAYVFIRKSGWRKVNARFDDEKTLMDVVNKMAAKVGRRITLQHPRLDAMLPDGSRLHASLPPVSGGELTIRKFRENPFSPREIADSGTAGFGEMALLSMLMQTDCSLMVAGNTASGKTTTLNALFCFVPSDERVVIVEETPEINVPHPHQVRLAVNREMGIGLKDLVYDSLRMRPDRMVVGEVRSREEVEALFDVLLAGQARGTYATFHGQSARETLLRLGNMGVEKVDLPSIDVLVVQRRGVEYSKKSRKGRELRKITEICEIQGDGSPRPLVRSGKVDFGADVCERAAGALGLSRAEFRDELAGRAKWIARAPGEFQAFFESAQKRIYGM